A DNA window from Primulina tabacum isolate GXHZ01 chromosome 12, ASM2559414v2, whole genome shotgun sequence contains the following coding sequences:
- the LOC142521226 gene encoding SUPPRESSOR OF GAMMA RESPONSE 1-like isoform X1 — protein MAGPSWLVDPNRIATKIRSASGRCDPLKVSWSSNPTKSCPNCQFTIDNSDVTHEWPGLPSGVKFDPSDQEIMLHLLAKVGVDNIKPHPFIDEFVPTVEEDNGICYTHPQNLPGVKQDGRVSHFFHRAIKAYNTGTRKRRKIHGDDLGDVRWHKTGRTKPVFLDGVQNGCKKIMVLYITPVRGGKAEKTNWVMHQYHLGTGEDEREGEYVISKVFYQQQQGKQSEKIEEDISEGNDAMITKVDPVTPKSVTPEPPCTERRLSSHEPEQDSTLPVAQLYRVHMLEEMETSELSSDQIHNNMEIPTDELGNEDDEEAAEDKWWENESQFLLSSQQLVEGLSLCDELLQSQSPYRDENADVQAPSDKPRLSDYARLGPEHLKRDLEACIALVPDPANIELDTPPGFRLSQALVPAPANIELDSPPHFRWSQSLVPDHASIDLDTPPDFRLSQLEFESQDSYIAWGGSLRGGRTIE, from the exons ATGGCTGG GCCATCATGGTTGGTTGACCCCAACAGAATTGCCACTAAAATTAGGAGTGCATCTGGTAGGTGTGATCCACTAAAAGTCAGCTGGAGTAGCAACCCAACAAAATCTTGCCCAAATTGCCAATTTACGATCGACAATAGCGAT GTTACTCATGAGTGGCCAGGATTACCGAGTGGTGTCAAATTTGATCCATCTGATCAAGAAATAATGTTGCACTTACTCGCTAAAGTTGGTGTTGATAATATAAAACCTCATCCTTTTATTGATGAATTTGTTCCTACTGTAGAAGAAGATAATGGCATTTGTTATACTCATCCTCAAAATTTACCTG gtgtaaaacaAGATGGAAGGGTATCACACTTTTTTCACCGAGCGATCAAAGCTTACAATACTGGAACACGAAAGCGTCGAAAAATACATGGCGATGATCTAGGAGATGTTCGTTGGCATAAGACTGGCCGTACAAAACCTGTTTTCCTTGATGGCGTACAAAATGGATGCAAGAAGATTATGGTTCTGTATATAACCCCAGTTCGAGGTGGAAAGGCAGAGAAGACTAATTGGGTGATGCATCAGTATCACCTTGGGACAGGTGAAGATGAAAGAGAGGGGGAATATGTTATCTCAAAAGTGTTTTACCAGCAGCAGCAAGGCAAGCAGAGCGAGAAAATCGAAGAAGATATTTCGGAAGGTAATGATGCGATGATTACTAAAGTGGATCCCGTTACACCGAAGTCGGTGACTCCTGAACCTCCTTGTACTGAAAGAAGACTCTCTAGTCATGAGCCAGAACAGGATTCTACACTTCCTGTAGCACAG CTATATCGGGTTCATATGTTAGAAGAGATGGAAACTTCTGAGCTTTCCAGTGATCAAATTCACAACAATATGGAAATTCCAACTGATGAACTAGGGAACGAGGATGATGAGGAAGCTGCTGAAGACAAATGGTGGGAAAATGAGTCGCAGTTTTTGCTTAGTTCTCAGCAATTGGTGGAAGGACTATCTTTGTGCGACGAACTTCTTCAAAGCCAATCCCCTTATAGGGATGAAAATGCAGATGTCCAAGCACCGAGTGACAAGCCCCGTCTTTCTGATTACGCTCGTCTAGGGCCTGAGCATTTGAAAAGGGATCTAGAGGCGTGCATAGCTTTGGTTCCTGATCCTGCTAACATAGAGCTTGATACGCCTCCTGGTTTCAGGTTGAGCCAAGCTTTGGTTCCTGCTCCTGCTAACATAGAGCTTGATTCGCCTCCTCATTTCAGGTGGAGCCAATCTTTGGTTCCTGATCATGCTAGCATAGACCTTGATACACCTCCTGATTTCCGGTTGAGCCAACTT GAGTTCGAATCACAGGACAGTTACATTGCGTGGGGAGGAAGCCTAAGAGGAGGCAGGACAATCGAATAG
- the LOC142521226 gene encoding SUPPRESSOR OF GAMMA RESPONSE 1-like isoform X2 has translation MAGPSWLVDPNRIATKIRSASGRCDPLKVSWSSNPTKSCPNCQFTIDNSDVTHEWPGLPSGVKFDPSDQEIMLHLLAKVGVDNIKPHPFIDEFVPTVEEDNGICYTHPQNLPGVKQDGRVSHFFHRAIKAYNTGTRKRRKIHGDDLGDVRWHKTGRTKPVFLDGVQNGCKKIMVLYITPVRGGKAEKTNWVMHQYHLGTGEDEREGEYVISKVFYQQQQGKQSEKIEEDISEGNDAMITKVDPVTPKSVTPEPPCTERRLSSHEPEQDSTLPVAQLYRVHMLEEMETSELSSDQIHNNMEIPTDELGNEDDEEAAEDKWWENESQFLLSSQQLVEGLSLCDELLQSQSPYRDENADVQAPSDKPRLSDYARLGPEHLKRDLEACIALVPDPANIELDTPPGFRLSQALVPAPANIELDSPPHFRWSQSLVPDHASIDLDTPPDFRSSNHRTVTLRGEEA, from the exons ATGGCTGG GCCATCATGGTTGGTTGACCCCAACAGAATTGCCACTAAAATTAGGAGTGCATCTGGTAGGTGTGATCCACTAAAAGTCAGCTGGAGTAGCAACCCAACAAAATCTTGCCCAAATTGCCAATTTACGATCGACAATAGCGAT GTTACTCATGAGTGGCCAGGATTACCGAGTGGTGTCAAATTTGATCCATCTGATCAAGAAATAATGTTGCACTTACTCGCTAAAGTTGGTGTTGATAATATAAAACCTCATCCTTTTATTGATGAATTTGTTCCTACTGTAGAAGAAGATAATGGCATTTGTTATACTCATCCTCAAAATTTACCTG gtgtaaaacaAGATGGAAGGGTATCACACTTTTTTCACCGAGCGATCAAAGCTTACAATACTGGAACACGAAAGCGTCGAAAAATACATGGCGATGATCTAGGAGATGTTCGTTGGCATAAGACTGGCCGTACAAAACCTGTTTTCCTTGATGGCGTACAAAATGGATGCAAGAAGATTATGGTTCTGTATATAACCCCAGTTCGAGGTGGAAAGGCAGAGAAGACTAATTGGGTGATGCATCAGTATCACCTTGGGACAGGTGAAGATGAAAGAGAGGGGGAATATGTTATCTCAAAAGTGTTTTACCAGCAGCAGCAAGGCAAGCAGAGCGAGAAAATCGAAGAAGATATTTCGGAAGGTAATGATGCGATGATTACTAAAGTGGATCCCGTTACACCGAAGTCGGTGACTCCTGAACCTCCTTGTACTGAAAGAAGACTCTCTAGTCATGAGCCAGAACAGGATTCTACACTTCCTGTAGCACAG CTATATCGGGTTCATATGTTAGAAGAGATGGAAACTTCTGAGCTTTCCAGTGATCAAATTCACAACAATATGGAAATTCCAACTGATGAACTAGGGAACGAGGATGATGAGGAAGCTGCTGAAGACAAATGGTGGGAAAATGAGTCGCAGTTTTTGCTTAGTTCTCAGCAATTGGTGGAAGGACTATCTTTGTGCGACGAACTTCTTCAAAGCCAATCCCCTTATAGGGATGAAAATGCAGATGTCCAAGCACCGAGTGACAAGCCCCGTCTTTCTGATTACGCTCGTCTAGGGCCTGAGCATTTGAAAAGGGATCTAGAGGCGTGCATAGCTTTGGTTCCTGATCCTGCTAACATAGAGCTTGATACGCCTCCTGGTTTCAGGTTGAGCCAAGCTTTGGTTCCTGCTCCTGCTAACATAGAGCTTGATTCGCCTCCTCATTTCAGGTGGAGCCAATCTTTGGTTCCTGATCATGCTAGCATAGACCTTGATACACCTCCTGATTTCCG GAGTTCGAATCACAGGACAGTTACATTGCGTGGGGAGGAAGCCTAA
- the LOC142521226 gene encoding SUPPRESSOR OF GAMMA RESPONSE 1-like isoform X3: MLHLLAKVGVDNIKPHPFIDEFVPTVEEDNGICYTHPQNLPGVKQDGRVSHFFHRAIKAYNTGTRKRRKIHGDDLGDVRWHKTGRTKPVFLDGVQNGCKKIMVLYITPVRGGKAEKTNWVMHQYHLGTGEDEREGEYVISKVFYQQQQGKQSEKIEEDISEGNDAMITKVDPVTPKSVTPEPPCTERRLSSHEPEQDSTLPVAQLYRVHMLEEMETSELSSDQIHNNMEIPTDELGNEDDEEAAEDKWWENESQFLLSSQQLVEGLSLCDELLQSQSPYRDENADVQAPSDKPRLSDYARLGPEHLKRDLEACIALVPDPANIELDTPPGFRLSQALVPAPANIELDSPPHFRWSQSLVPDHASIDLDTPPDFRLSQLEFESQDSYIAWGGSLRGGRTIE; encoded by the exons ATGTTGCACTTACTCGCTAAAGTTGGTGTTGATAATATAAAACCTCATCCTTTTATTGATGAATTTGTTCCTACTGTAGAAGAAGATAATGGCATTTGTTATACTCATCCTCAAAATTTACCTG gtgtaaaacaAGATGGAAGGGTATCACACTTTTTTCACCGAGCGATCAAAGCTTACAATACTGGAACACGAAAGCGTCGAAAAATACATGGCGATGATCTAGGAGATGTTCGTTGGCATAAGACTGGCCGTACAAAACCTGTTTTCCTTGATGGCGTACAAAATGGATGCAAGAAGATTATGGTTCTGTATATAACCCCAGTTCGAGGTGGAAAGGCAGAGAAGACTAATTGGGTGATGCATCAGTATCACCTTGGGACAGGTGAAGATGAAAGAGAGGGGGAATATGTTATCTCAAAAGTGTTTTACCAGCAGCAGCAAGGCAAGCAGAGCGAGAAAATCGAAGAAGATATTTCGGAAGGTAATGATGCGATGATTACTAAAGTGGATCCCGTTACACCGAAGTCGGTGACTCCTGAACCTCCTTGTACTGAAAGAAGACTCTCTAGTCATGAGCCAGAACAGGATTCTACACTTCCTGTAGCACAG CTATATCGGGTTCATATGTTAGAAGAGATGGAAACTTCTGAGCTTTCCAGTGATCAAATTCACAACAATATGGAAATTCCAACTGATGAACTAGGGAACGAGGATGATGAGGAAGCTGCTGAAGACAAATGGTGGGAAAATGAGTCGCAGTTTTTGCTTAGTTCTCAGCAATTGGTGGAAGGACTATCTTTGTGCGACGAACTTCTTCAAAGCCAATCCCCTTATAGGGATGAAAATGCAGATGTCCAAGCACCGAGTGACAAGCCCCGTCTTTCTGATTACGCTCGTCTAGGGCCTGAGCATTTGAAAAGGGATCTAGAGGCGTGCATAGCTTTGGTTCCTGATCCTGCTAACATAGAGCTTGATACGCCTCCTGGTTTCAGGTTGAGCCAAGCTTTGGTTCCTGCTCCTGCTAACATAGAGCTTGATTCGCCTCCTCATTTCAGGTGGAGCCAATCTTTGGTTCCTGATCATGCTAGCATAGACCTTGATACACCTCCTGATTTCCGGTTGAGCCAACTT GAGTTCGAATCACAGGACAGTTACATTGCGTGGGGAGGAAGCCTAAGAGGAGGCAGGACAATCGAATAG